The Lycium barbarum isolate Lr01 chromosome 9, ASM1917538v2, whole genome shotgun sequence genome has a segment encoding these proteins:
- the LOC132610488 gene encoding probable magnesium transporter NIPA2, giving the protein MEGVSDNVHGVILAISSSVFIGSSFVIKKQGLKKAGENGKRAGSGGHSYLLEPCWWAGMLSMIIGEGANFAAYAYAPAILVTPLGALSMIVSAVLAHFILKERLHIFGMVGCLLCVVGSVSIVLHAPLEKSIQSVKDVWYLATAPGFLTYTFTVLVLILILIVRFVPRYGRSHLVVYIGICSLAGSLTVMGVKAIGMAIKLTFRGQNQFKYFETWFFIIFVLIFCLVQLNYLNKALDTFNTAVVSPIYYVMFTTLTIVASMIMFKDYVHQNTTQIVTELCGFVTILCGTFLLHKTKDMGSNPSKLLPVLRPKTENDCKQTSDDNNNNIPSAIPQVGSGKGRVYADPTPTLGDTEAVSDRTTARKQTSETTKLTVEV; this is encoded by the exons ATGGAAGGAGTATCTGATAATGTTCATGGAGTTATATTAGCTATATCATCCAGTGTTTTCATTGGGTCCAGCTTTGTTATTAAGAAGCAAGGTCTAAAAAAAGCTGGTGAAAACGGGAAACGAGcag GTTCAGGAGGCCATTCCTACTTGTTGGAACCTTGTTGGTGGGCTGGAATGTTATCTA TGATTATTGGAGAGGGAGCTAACTTTGCTGCTTATGCATATGCCCCGGCAATACTTGTGACACCCTTAGGGGCTTTAAGTATGATTGTCAG TGCAGTGTTAGCCCATTTTATTTTGAAGGAGAGGCTGCATATCTTTGGTATGGTTGGTTGTCTCCTCTGCGTGGTTGGATCTGTCAGTATTGTCTTACATGCCCCATTAGAGAAGAGTATCCAATCTGTCAAGGATGTCTGGTACCTAGCAACAGCGCCAG GGTTCCTCACCTACACTTTCACAGTTCTGGTGCTGATACTTATCCTTATTGTCCGGTTTGTGCCTCGTTATGGGCGGTCGCATTTGGTTGTCTACATTGGTATCTGTTCTCTTGCGGGTTCTCTCACG GTTATGGGTGTCAAAGCAATTGGAATGGCTATAAAGCTCACATTTAGAGGACAAAATCAATTTAAGTATTTTGAGACATGGTTTTTTATAATTTTTGTCCTCATCTTTTGCCTTGTGCAGCTGAACTATTTGAACAAG GCACTTGACACATTTAATACCGCTGTGGTTTCCCCAATATACTACGTCATGTTTACGACACTGACCATTGTTGCAAGCATGATAATGTTTAAG GACTATGTTCATCAGAATACGACACAGATAGTTACAGAGTTATGTGGTTTTGTAACTATCCTCTGTGGTACTTTTCTCCTACACAAAACCAAGGACATGGGAAGCAATCCATCCAAACTATTACCAGTTCTCCGTCCAAAAACAGAAAATGATTGTAAGCAAACAAGcgatgacaacaacaacaacatacccagtgcaatcccacaagtggggtctgggaagggtagagtgtacgcagaccctacccctaccttgggagataCAGAGGCGGTTTCCGATAGAACCACGGCTCGTAAGCAAACAAGTGAAACCACAAAACTTACAGTTGAGGTTTGA
- the LOC132609849 gene encoding protein BOBBER 1-like has translation MAILSDYTEGENQAQALKPTEEKQQENKENEDQEQPHKESTTSSLEPKEEENKKLKPNQFNGLDMENYTWGQTLQDVTINVSVPPGTKSRLLAVDIKNNSIKVGLKNQPPIVEGELLEPVKADECFWSLEDQKQVTILMTKRNQSDWWKSLFKNGPEIDTQKAEPEPSRLSELDLETRSAVEKMMFDQKQKQKGLPTSDEIQNQDQIKKIMEENPEIAKHFANSPANANGKGGMPNVRMMPSGGGMMPGMMR, from the exons ATGGCAATTCTTTCAGACTACACTGAAGGAGAAAATCAGGCACAAGCCTTAAAGCCTACAGAAgaaaaacaacaagaaaataaagaaaatgaagATCAAGAACAACCCCACAAAGAATCGACCACTTCTTCTTTAGaaccaaaagaagaagaaaataagaaATTAAAACCAAATCAATTTAATGGGCTTGATATGGAGAATTATACATGGGGACAAACTCTTCAAGATGTTACTATTAATGTCTCAGTGCCACCTGGCACAAAATCAAGATTGTTAGCTGTGGATATCAAGAACAATTCCATCAAAGTTGGTCTCAAAAATCAACCACCAATTGTTGAAG GTGAACTTCTGGAACCTGTGAAAGCTGATGAATGTTTCTGGAGTTTAGAAGATCAGAAACAGGTGACAATTCTCATGACTAAAAGGAACCAATCTGATTGGTGGAAGAGTTTGTTCAAAAATGGACCTGAAATTGACACACAAAAAGCTGAGCCAGAGCCAAGTAGGCTATCAGAATTGGACTTAGAGACAAGATCAGCCGTTGAAAAAATGATGTTtgatcaaaaacaaaaacaaaaagggtTACCAACAAGTGATGAGATTCAAAATCAAGATCAAATCAAgaagattatggaagaaaatcctGAGATTGCTAAGCATTTTGCTAATTCCCCTGCTAATGCTAATGGCAAAGGGGGGATGCCCAATGTTAGGATGATGCCAAGTGGTGGCGGAATGATGCCTGGGATGATGCGTTAA
- the LOC132610490 gene encoding protein BOBBER 2-like — translation MEILSHYKKEAQEPLIKKNLLKPNKANGLDMDNYSWGQSLENVTINIPLPRGESVNYFTVAIENSNSLKVGRHLEPLIIDGLLFKKIKADEWSWYFSDKNEICISLPKRNRKWWKSLLKGDPEIDTQNFESKWRIFTSKLWQPVEKLYFRLVMKLTYFKQKLESILSNCS, via the coding sequence ATGGAAATTCTTTCGCATTACAAAAAAGAAGCACAAGAACCACTCATAAAAAAGAACCTTCTAAAACCAAACAAAGCCAATGGACTTGACATGGACAATTATTCATGGGGACAATCACTTGAAAATGTCACCATAAATATCCCATTGCCACGTGGTGAAAGTGTAAATTACTTTACTGTAGCAATAGAGAACAGTAATTCCCTTAAAGTTGGAAGGCATCTTGAACCACTTATAATAGATGGTTtacttttcaagaaaataaaagctGATGAATGGAGTTGGTATTTCTCAGATAAAAATGAAATTTGCATTAGTCTTCCTAAGAGAAATAGGAAGTGGTGGAAAAGTTTGTTAAAAGGTGATCCAGAAATTGACACACAAAATTTTGAGAGTAAATGGAGGATTTTCACATCAAAACTATGGCAGCCGGTGGAAAAGTTGTATTTTAGGCTAGTTATGAAATTAACTTATTTTAAGCAGAAATTAGAGTCTATTTTGTCAAATTGTTCATAA